The following are encoded together in the Phragmites australis chromosome 19, lpPhrAust1.1, whole genome shotgun sequence genome:
- the LOC133900000 gene encoding uncharacterized protein LOC133900000, producing MSANSRASSDPVDLEKRAAGVKAAAGEEELAVVDPRKADLIRRSLDIFFMVYLLFFVGVLAVMVMVSGNWWDPWPGVLILSPIFIGTLWLTPKMKDVYIQLFATTWK from the exons ATGTCGGCGAACTCGAGGGCCAGCTCCGATCCGGTGGACCTCGAGAAAAGAGCCGCCGGGGTGAAAGCGGCGGCAGGGGAGGAGGAGCTGGCCGTCGTGGACCCGCGGAAGGCCGATTTGATCAGGCGCTCGCTA GACATTTTCTTCATGGTGTATCTGCTGTTTTTCGTTGGTGTCTTAGCAGTGATGGTCATGGTTTCCGGCAACTGGTGGGATCCGTGGCCAGGTGTTCTTATCCTATCCCCTATCTTCATAGGGACGCTCTGGCTGACACCCAAGATGAAGGACGTGTATATTCAGCTCTTTGCCACGACCTGGAAGTGA
- the LOC133900652 gene encoding uncharacterized protein LOC133900652 translates to MLLPHGNGQAERTAWLPAWCYHPLSDEVTVGFLTKVMDASVMGLVTLSTFSATYLLAWGNPGSTCISKPKDSSDSKDSSPSWVQVLITSLPFAVFPITLFVSGLVQAAEKDGHALGIVATFCLIEFIVAIILGGGMTVCMSGASWKPIAFVTLLLIVLMVVMWGFIFKHPKVKTLILFYLPCV, encoded by the exons TTGTTACCTCACGGCAATGGGCAAGCAGAAAGAACCGCGTGGCTGCCTGCTTGGTGTTACCATCCTTTGAGTGATGAG GTGACTGTTGGTTTTCTGACAAAAGTTATGGATGCGTCTGTGATGGGGCTGGTTACTCTCAGTACTTTCAGTGCAACGTACCTACTGGCTTGGGGGAATCCCGGCTCTACTTGCATCTCAAAACCCAAGGACTCCAGTGACTCCAAGGATTCCAGCCCAAGTTGGGTACAGGTTCTCATCACCTCACTTCCTTTTGCTGTTTTCCCTATTACACTCTTTGTGAGTGGTTTGGTCCAAGCAGCAGAAAAGGATGGACATGCCCTGGGCATTGTCGCTACATTTTGTCTGATTGAGTTCATTGTTGCAATTATTCTTGGGGGTGGGATGACGGTTTGCATGTCAGGAGCATCGTGGAAACCCATCGCATTTGTGACTCTCTTGTTGATTGTTCTCATGGTTGTGATGTGGGGCTTCATCTTCAAGCACCCAAAGGTGAAAACACTGATTCTTTTCTACCTCCCATGTGTCTAG